Proteins encoded by one window of Chryseobacterium foetidum:
- a CDS encoding 3-oxoacyl-ACP synthase, with protein sequence MTKTDICTIEHSKIILNQQIIFESKTENFSDFAKEAYKTLELNYPKFHKMDNLSKLAFLASEMILKNDDHSKTALVFANKSSSLDTDFKYQESINSQENYFPSPAVFVYTLPNICVGEISIKHKMQTENAFFVLDEFDEEFLNSYAAQILQSGKAEKVLCGWVELYQESYKAFVYLLSL encoded by the coding sequence ATGACGAAAACAGACATCTGCACAATAGAACACTCAAAAATAATTCTCAACCAACAAATTATTTTTGAATCCAAAACCGAAAATTTCTCAGACTTCGCGAAAGAAGCTTATAAAACTTTAGAACTGAATTATCCAAAGTTTCATAAAATGGATAATCTCAGCAAACTGGCTTTTTTAGCATCCGAAATGATTTTGAAAAACGATGACCACAGCAAAACTGCATTGGTTTTTGCCAACAAATCCTCAAGCCTCGACACCGATTTTAAATATCAGGAAAGCATCAATTCTCAGGAAAATTATTTCCCGAGTCCCGCTGTTTTTGTCTATACTCTACCCAACATTTGCGTCGGCGAAATCAGTATTAAACATAAAATGCAGACTGAAAACGCGTTTTTCGTCTTGGATGAATTTGATGAAGAATTTTTAAACTCATACGCGGCACAGATTCTGCAATCAGGGAAAGCTGAAAAAGTCTTGTGTGGCTGGGTCGAACTATATCAGGAAAGTTATAAAGCTTTTGTATATTTGCTAAGTTTGTGA
- a CDS encoding KilA-N domain-containing protein, whose protein sequence is MAKISVENSEITIVSVGNIDFISLTDMANAKESESRAADIIKNWIRTRYALEFLSTWELINNPNFKVVESDHFKMQAGLPSFTLSISEWIEKTDAIGIIVKKGKYGGTFAHKDIAFEFGSAISVSFKLYLITEFQRLKEEEQRQFGWSAKRELAKINYRIHTDAIQQNLIPKELSSKEISIIYANEADVLNVALFGISARQWRDFNPEKKGNIRDYATLNQLICLSNLENINAIFIQENLSQSERLQKLNKIAIHQMKVLENIEEKHFLK, encoded by the coding sequence ATGGCAAAAATTAGTGTAGAAAATTCAGAAATAACGATAGTATCCGTCGGGAATATAGATTTCATCTCGCTTACTGATATGGCTAACGCAAAAGAAAGCGAAAGCCGTGCTGCGGATATTATTAAAAACTGGATTAGAACACGATATGCACTGGAATTTTTAAGTACTTGGGAACTCATCAATAATCCAAACTTTAAAGTGGTCGAATCTGACCACTTTAAAATGCAGGCAGGATTGCCTAGTTTCACGCTGAGTATTTCGGAGTGGATTGAAAAAACAGACGCAATAGGAATTATTGTAAAAAAAGGAAAATACGGTGGAACTTTTGCTCATAAAGACATTGCTTTTGAATTTGGTTCGGCAATAAGTGTTTCGTTTAAATTATATTTGATAACCGAATTTCAAAGGTTAAAAGAAGAAGAGCAAAGGCAATTTGGATGGTCTGCAAAACGGGAATTGGCAAAAATAAATTATAGAATTCATACAGATGCCATCCAACAAAATCTGATTCCTAAAGAATTATCTTCAAAAGAAATATCTATTATTTATGCAAATGAAGCAGATGTCCTTAATGTGGCATTATTTGGAATTTCAGCACGTCAATGGCGAGATTTCAATCCGGAGAAGAAAGGAAACATTCGTGATTATGCAACTTTGAATCAACTGATTTGTCTTTCAAATCTGGAAAACATCAATGCTATATTCATTCAAGAGAATCTAAGCCAAAGTGAACGTTTGCAAAAACTTAATAAAATTGCAATTCATCAAATGAAAGTGCTTGAAAATATCGAAGAAAAACATTTTTTGAAATAG
- a CDS encoding beta-ketoacyl-[acyl-carrier-protein] synthase family protein: protein MGQKIAITGMGIISSIGNNVEENFISLTTGKHGISDIELFETRHAGSIKTGEIKLSNEELVQKLQLNEDNNVTRTALLGMVAAKEAVESAGISDINEYKTGLISSTSVGGMDITEKYFYTYEDFPEKQKYIDAHDAGNSSLAIAELLGLKGMVSTISTACSSAANAIMMGAKLIKNGVLDRVIVGGTDSLSKFTLNGFNTLMILTDSYNTPFDNDRKGLNLGEAAAYLVLESDEIVKKENKKVLAYLSGYGNANDAHHQTASSENGQGAFLAMEKALKVSGLNKENIDYINVHGTATPNNDLSEGIAMIRIFGENQVPEFSSTKAFTGHTLAAAAGIEAVYSILAMQNNVIFPNLNFKNKMEEFDLTPVTELKEKSINHVLSNSFGFGGNCSTLIFSK from the coding sequence ATGGGTCAAAAAATTGCCATTACTGGAATGGGCATCATTTCCTCCATTGGTAACAATGTTGAGGAAAATTTTATTTCGCTGACGACCGGTAAACACGGCATTTCAGACATCGAACTGTTTGAAACGCGCCACGCCGGAAGCATCAAAACGGGTGAGATAAAATTGTCTAATGAAGAGCTTGTGCAGAAACTTCAGCTAAATGAAGACAATAACGTCACAAGAACCGCTTTGTTGGGAATGGTTGCCGCAAAAGAAGCTGTAGAAAGTGCCGGAATTTCGGATATTAATGAATATAAAACCGGACTCATTTCCTCCACCAGCGTGGGCGGAATGGATATTACCGAAAAATATTTCTACACCTACGAAGATTTTCCTGAAAAGCAAAAATACATTGACGCTCACGATGCCGGAAATTCATCTTTAGCAATTGCAGAATTGTTGGGTCTGAAAGGAATGGTTTCTACCATCAGCACCGCCTGTTCGTCTGCTGCCAATGCGATTATGATGGGTGCAAAACTCATCAAAAACGGCGTTCTTGACCGCGTGATTGTCGGCGGAACAGATTCGCTTTCAAAGTTTACTTTGAATGGATTTAATACGTTGATGATTCTGACGGATTCTTACAACACGCCTTTCGACAACGACAGAAAAGGCCTAAACTTGGGCGAAGCTGCCGCTTACCTCGTTTTGGAATCTGACGAAATTGTGAAAAAAGAAAATAAAAAAGTCCTCGCCTATCTTTCAGGTTATGGAAATGCGAATGATGCACATCACCAGACCGCTTCTTCGGAAAACGGACAAGGTGCATTTTTGGCAATGGAAAAAGCTTTGAAAGTTTCAGGTTTAAATAAAGAAAACATCGATTACATCAACGTTCACGGTACCGCAACTCCTAATAATGATTTATCTGAAGGCATTGCAATGATTCGGATTTTTGGTGAAAATCAGGTGCCGGAATTCAGTTCTACGAAAGCATTTACGGGTCACACTTTGGCGGCGGCAGCGGGAATTGAAGCGGTTTATTCGATTTTGGCGATGCAGAACAATGTGATTTTTCCAAATTTAAATTTCAAAAATAAAATGGAAGAATTTGATTTGACGCCGGTTACCGAACTGAAAGAAAAAAGCATCAATCACGTACTTTCCAACTCATTTGGATTTGGCGGAAACTGTTCAACTTTAATTTTTTCCAAATAA
- a CDS encoding beta-ketoacyl synthase N-terminal-like domain-containing protein, producing the protein MSAVYINSAACISVQDTLNENFSETLKPENSVHILKAIEPNYKEFIPPAMSRRMSKTVKMSSVASTKALKEAGIEKPDAIIVGTGMGCSQDSEKFLKNVLENNEEFLTPTFFIQSTHNTVSGQIALGLQCHGYNFTYVNSSSSLEFSMLDAKLQILDGEADNVLVGSTDEQTERTMELYKLSNSIKKEENLPVDYLNSTTEGVIWGEGSSFFVLGKDKTENSYAQLKDIQIINSLELDEITKFIEDFLAKNNLKNEDIDAVILGFSGDSKSDTYYQKASALFQNSSLLYYKHLSGEFNTASGFSTFIACQILKNQQIPAMMKINEVEKESIKNILLYNHLGGNDHSLLLLEKA; encoded by the coding sequence ATGAGTGCAGTTTACATCAACAGTGCCGCCTGCATCTCGGTTCAGGACACTTTAAACGAAAATTTCTCCGAAACTTTAAAGCCCGAAAATTCGGTTCATATTTTAAAAGCCATTGAGCCGAATTACAAAGAATTCATTCCGCCAGCGATGAGCCGAAGAATGTCTAAAACGGTAAAAATGAGTTCCGTAGCTTCCACAAAAGCGTTGAAAGAAGCAGGAATTGAAAAACCCGATGCCATCATCGTCGGAACCGGAATGGGTTGCTCTCAGGATTCGGAAAAGTTTCTGAAAAATGTATTGGAAAATAATGAAGAGTTTTTGACGCCAACATTTTTCATTCAATCGACACACAATACAGTTTCCGGACAAATTGCTTTAGGATTGCAATGTCACGGTTATAATTTCACTTATGTAAATTCTTCTTCGTCTTTGGAATTTTCAATGCTGGATGCGAAACTTCAGATTTTAGATGGCGAAGCTGATAATGTTTTGGTGGGTTCAACAGACGAGCAAACCGAACGAACAATGGAGCTTTACAAATTGAGCAATTCCATTAAAAAAGAAGAAAATCTGCCTGTTGATTACTTGAATTCAACAACGGAAGGTGTAATTTGGGGTGAGGGTTCGAGCTTTTTTGTTTTGGGAAAAGATAAAACAGAAAATTCTTACGCTCAACTGAAAGATATTCAAATTATTAACTCATTAGAATTAGACGAAATCACAAAATTTATTGAAGATTTTTTAGCTAAAAATAATTTAAAAAATGAAGATATCGATGCTGTTATTTTAGGTTTCAGCGGAGATTCAAAATCGGATACTTATTATCAAAAGGCTTCAGCACTATTTCAAAATTCGTCGTTATTATATTACAAACACTTAAGTGGAGAATTCAATACAGCAAGTGGTTTTTCAACATTTATCGCTTGTCAGATTTTGAAAAATCAGCAGATTCCCGCGATGATGAAGATTAATGAAGTTGAAAAAGAAAGTATCAAAAATATTCTTCTTTACAATCATCTTGGTGGAAATGACCATAGTTTGCTTTTGCTGGAAAAAGCATAA
- a CDS encoding phosphopantetheine-binding protein: protein MEDLKLELKNKIIEVLNLEDVAVEEIKDTDPLFGGGLGLDSIDALELIVLLDKDYGIKLSDPKKGKEIFQSIEVMAKYIEENRTK, encoded by the coding sequence ATGGAAGATTTAAAATTAGAATTAAAAAACAAAATCATAGAAGTTCTTAATCTTGAGGACGTTGCAGTAGAAGAAATCAAAGATACAGACCCACTTTTCGGTGGCGGTCTTGGTTTGGATTCTATCGACGCACTGGAGTTAATCGTGCTTTTGGATAAAGACTACGGAATCAAATTATCTGACCCGAAAAAAGGAAAAGAAATCTTCCAGTCCATCGAAGTGATGGCAAAATACATCGAAGAAAACAGAACAAAATAA